In the uncultured Methanobacterium sp. genome, one interval contains:
- a CDS encoding glycosyltransferase family 4 protein: MKIVHVMDWYMPNMGYQENFLPLEQKKLGNDVEIICSDRIPKIEGFKETIGIKLQNRIIGEGNFPDNGINIHRLNCYEIRGLVFLKGLKKKIDELKPDIVHLHGSLTLSTFRVLISLNNKNYKIVVDDHSNINNMNLSLVYKVSFKLFYKIYSRKVACFLPVTYSAENNLKNILGINDDKINIIHLGGSSNRFYRNELMRREARRELNLDHDDILLIFAGKFTKKKDVHVLIESLNLSILENLKLLLIGQGSEYYMNYLYSLVKKFNLQNNIIFKDFVPNYNLPKYYNAADIGVWPGNHSITVIEASLTGLPIIIPDNILAYKIFTENCAGIGFQRGNVNQLAELITQLASDKPLRDKLMLNAIKLGETTLSWKKIAEKTIDIYLNY, from the coding sequence ATGAAAATAGTTCATGTAATGGATTGGTATATGCCCAATATGGGTTATCAGGAGAATTTTTTACCGTTAGAACAAAAAAAATTAGGTAATGATGTAGAAATAATATGCAGCGATCGAATACCTAAAATAGAGGGATTTAAAGAAACTATCGGAATCAAACTCCAAAATCGTATTATAGGTGAAGGTAATTTTCCTGATAACGGGATTAATATACATAGATTGAATTGTTATGAAATTAGAGGTTTAGTTTTTTTAAAAGGTTTAAAGAAAAAAATAGATGAGTTAAAACCAGACATTGTTCATTTACACGGTTCTCTTACTTTATCCACATTTAGAGTTCTTATTTCGCTTAATAATAAAAATTATAAAATAGTTGTTGATGATCATTCAAATATAAATAATATGAATTTATCGCTAGTATATAAAGTTAGTTTTAAACTTTTTTATAAAATTTATAGTCGTAAAGTGGCTTGTTTTTTGCCTGTTACGTACTCTGCAGAGAATAATTTAAAAAATATTTTAGGTATTAATGACGATAAAATAAATATAATTCATTTGGGTGGAAGCTCAAACAGATTCTATAGAAATGAATTGATGAGAAGAGAAGCACGAAGAGAATTAAATTTAGACCATGATGATATCTTACTTATTTTTGCAGGCAAATTTACCAAAAAAAAAGATGTTCATGTTCTAATTGAATCTTTAAATTTATCAATATTAGAAAATTTGAAACTCTTGTTAATAGGTCAGGGTTCTGAATACTATATGAATTACTTATATTCATTAGTTAAAAAATTTAATTTACAAAATAATATCATTTTTAAAGATTTTGTTCCAAATTATAATTTACCTAAATATTATAACGCTGCAGATATAGGGGTTTGGCCTGGAAACCATTCTATAACTGTTATTGAAGCTTCTTTAACGGGCTTACCTATTATAATACCTGATAACATTTTAGCATACAAAATTTTTACAGAAAATTGTGCAGGAATTGGATTTCAACGAGGGAATGTTAATCAACTAGCAGAGTTAATCACCCAATTGGCATCCGATAAACCTTTAAGGGATAAATTAATGTTAAATGCAATTAAACTGGGTGAAACGACATTATCCTGGAAAAAAATAGCTGAAAAAACTATTGATATATATTTAAATTATTAA